The Macaca fascicularis isolate 582-1 chromosome 1, T2T-MFA8v1.1 genome includes a window with the following:
- the LAPTM5 gene encoding lysosomal-associated transmembrane protein 5 isoform X2, with product MARRPASSRRWATSGSNREKYLLPFLSLQIMDYLLCLLTLLGSYIELPAYLKLASRSRASPSKFPLMTLQLLDFCLSILTLCSSYMEVPTYLNFKSMNHMNYLPSQEDMPYNQFIKMMIIFSIAFITVLIFKVYMFKCVWRCYRFIKCLNSIEERSNSKMFQKVVLPSYEEALSLPSKTPEGDPAPPPYSEV from the exons ATGGCAAGGCGTCCTGCAAGCTCTCGAAGATGGGCTACCTCAGGATCG AACCGGGAGAAGTACCTGCTGCCCTTCCTGTCCCTGCAAATCATGGACTATCTCCTGTGCCTGCTCACCCTGCTGGGCTCCTACATTGAGCTGCCTGCCTACCTCAAGTTGGCCTCCCGGAGCCGTGCT AGCCCCTCCAAGTTCCCCCTGATGACGCTGCAGCTGCTGGACTTCTGCCTGAGCATCCTGACCCTCTGCAGCTCCTACATGGAAGTGCCCACCTATCTCAACTTCAAGTCCATGAACCACATG AATTACCTCCCCAGCCAGGAGGATATGCCGTATAACCAGTTCATCAAGATGATGATCATCTTTTCCATCGCCTTCATCACTGTCCTTATCTTCAAG GTCTACATGTTCAAGTGTGTGTGGCGGTGCTACAGATTCATCAAGTGCTTGAACTCGATTGAGGAGAGGAGCAACTCCAAGATGTTCCAGAAG GTGGTCCTTCCGTCCTACGAGGAAGCCCTGTCTTTGCCATCGAAGACCCCAGAGGGCGACCCAGCACCACCCCCATACTCAGAAGTGTGA
- the LOC123569517 gene encoding uncharacterized protein, whose protein sequence is MVVVATREIPVTHSPPTTTPTNIHTQHTHTHPPPPPHPQSPTHTHPHTHAPNTHTHQHTHPPTYPQPPHTTTPTPSHPPPHTHTPTPTYTPTYAPLTLTLTPPTITPTNLPNIHTLTPTPPPHPQLPTPTPTYIPLTHIPHNHTDQCTHPQPPHSHQHPPPHPHSHSYTHIHTPHKPPHNHTHQHTHAPPPTLTPTPTPSPPLPLLHPHTHPSQTPHNHTHQHTHPPPPTLTPTPTPSPPPPHIHTPTLTIPTPSTHTHQHTHNPHTQPHPPLTPTPTHPHTYTYIHIHICTPHTHTPQPHPPPHPYPLTHPHTRPPHSHPPHPHPPTYTPHPLTHPHT, encoded by the exons ATGGTGGTTGTGGCAACCAGGGAG ATACCCGTCACACACTCACCCCCCACAACCACACCCACCAACATACACACCCAacatacccacacacacccacccccaccccctcacccccaatcccccacacatacacacccccacACTCACGCTCCCAACACCCACACTCACCAACATACACACCCACCAACATACCCGCAAcccccacacacaaccacacccacCCCCTcacacccacccccacacacccacactcctACACCTACATACACACCCACATATGCAcccctcacactcacactcacaccccCCACAATCACACCCACCAACTTacccaacatacacacactcacacccaccccaccccctcacccccaactACCCACACCTACACCTACATACATACCCCTCACACACATCCCCCACAACCACACTGACCAATGTACACACCCACAGCCCCCACACTCACACCAAcacccaccccctcacccccactcccactcctacacccacatacacaccccTCACAAACCCCCCCACAACCACACCCACCAACATACACATGCCCCACCCCCCACACTCACACCAAcacccaccccctcacccccactcccactcctacacccacatacacaccccTCACAAACCCCCCACAACCACACCCACCAACATAcacatcccccaccccccacactcacaccaacacccaccccctcacccccacccccacacatacacacccccacACTCACAATCCCAACACCCAGCACACACACCCACCAACATACCCACAAcccccacacacaaccacacccacccctcacccccacccccacacacccacacacctacacctacatccacatccacatatgcactcctcacacacacaccccacaaccACACCCTCCCCCTCACCCCTACCCCctcacacacccacatacacgccccccacactcacaccccccacacccacacccaccaaCATACACACCCCACCCCCTCACACATCCACACACCTAA